One part of the Aricia agestis chromosome Z, ilAriAges1.1, whole genome shotgun sequence genome encodes these proteins:
- the LOC121738751 gene encoding uncharacterized protein LOC121738751, with translation MRGDRATRDTRHNKDFDNLKSSLKKGSKSKKHRVVFDESANEFFEADYIIVVRDDCRYSNSKRSEECCGACERFPEPEPGALSPPEGYKDMGLFNRDGTLREQAWWEAGDVLLVGERSGTVFTPQHLQLLRKLQRERMLRSAVCADCDAHPPHPPHQPHQPHDNQLCPVDK, from the exons ATGCGCGGCGACCGCGCCACTCGCGACACGCGACACAACAAGGACTTCGATAACTTAAAGTCGTCACTGAAAAAGGGGAGCAAGAGCAAGAAGCACCGGGTGGTGTTCGACGAGAGCGCCAACGAATTTTTCGAGGCCGACTATATCATCGTCGTCCGCGATGACTGCCGGTACTCGAACAGCAAGAGGAGCGAGGAGTGCTGCGGGGCGTGCGAGCGGTTCCCGGAGCCGGAGCCGGGGGCGCTCAGCCCGCCGGAGGGTTACAAGGACATGGGGCTGTTCAACCGGGACGGGACGCTGCGGGAGCAGGCGTGGTGGGAGGCGGGCGACGTGCTGCTGGTGGGCGAGCGCTCGGGGACGGTGTTCACGCCGCAGCACCTGCAGCTGCTGAGGAAGCTGCAGCGGGAGCGGATGCTGCGATCGGCTGTGTGTGCCGACTGCGACGCGCACCCGCCGCACCCGCCGCACCAGCCGCACCAGCCGCATG ATAACCAGCTGTGCCCCGTGgataaataa